One region of Candidatus Delongbacteria bacterium genomic DNA includes:
- a CDS encoding M42 family metallopeptidase: MDFKTKDLNDLVSIYGPSGNEEMVAEYIYKQVKDLVDEIEIDKFNNVIARKKGNGPKVMVAGHMDQIGMMVTFIEDNGFLRITNIGGINPFVTHGERVVFKNGTTGVSFAEPSEDMGKLKLKNLFVDIGAKDKEEALKKVKIGDTCVYSCQFDENEHTISTGALDDRIGCFVMIETLKNLKKVENDCYFVFTTQEEVGIRGATGTAYKISPDVGLAVDITGSGDTPGASKFAVGLHKGVAIKVRDNSLLSHPRVNGLLIKTCEDNKILYQMEVLEFGGTDAGAISLSKQGIPSSCISIPTRYAHSAHETVSKSDVSSAIDLLTKVLETPMLI, from the coding sequence ATGGATTTTAAAACAAAAGATCTTAATGATCTTGTTTCTATTTATGGACCATCAGGGAATGAGGAAATGGTTGCAGAGTATATATATAAACAAGTGAAAGATCTGGTTGATGAGATCGAAATTGATAAGTTTAACAATGTTATAGCTAGAAAAAAAGGAAATGGTCCAAAAGTAATGGTAGCTGGTCATATGGATCAAATTGGTATGATGGTGACTTTTATTGAAGACAATGGATTTCTAAGGATAACAAATATTGGAGGAATAAATCCTTTTGTTACTCATGGGGAAAGAGTTGTTTTTAAAAATGGTACAACTGGAGTTTCATTTGCAGAACCAAGTGAAGATATGGGGAAGTTAAAACTTAAAAATCTCTTTGTTGATATAGGTGCTAAAGATAAAGAAGAAGCTTTAAAAAAAGTGAAAATTGGAGATACTTGCGTATACTCCTGTCAATTTGATGAAAATGAACATACGATTAGTACGGGTGCTTTGGACGATAGGATTGGTTGTTTTGTAATGATAGAGACTTTGAAGAATTTGAAAAAAGTAGAAAACGATTGCTATTTTGTTTTTACAACTCAGGAAGAAGTTGGCATTAGAGGAGCCACAGGAACTGCTTACAAAATTAGTCCTGATGTTGGTCTTGCTGTAGATATCACAGGTAGTGGTGATACTCCTGGTGCTTCTAAATTTGCAGTTGGACTTCACAAAGGTGTAGCTATAAAGGTAAGGGATAATTCATTGCTTTCACATCCAAGAGTAAATGGGTTATTGATAAAAACTTGTGAAGATAATAAGATTTTATATCAAATGGAAGTTCTTGAATTTGGTGGTACAGACGCAGGAGCAATAAGCCTATCTAAACAAGGAATACCATCTAGCTGTATATCCATACCAACTAGGTACGCTCACAGTGCTCATGAAACAGTATCAAAATCCGATGTTTCTTCAGCTATTGATTTACTTACAAAGGTTCTTGAAACCCCAATGCTAATTTAA
- a CDS encoding phosphoribosylformylglycinamidine cyclo-ligase has product MSINHDEKYIKRGVSASKSEVHDAISKVDKGLFPGAFCKITEDVLGSDNNYCTIVHADGAGTKSSLAYIYYKETGDISVFKGIAQDSLVMNLDDLIACGATTNFMLSNTIGRNKALVDGKIIKAIIDGYEEVIDKLASYGVYIKSCGGETADVGDLVRTVIADSTMVTRMRRSDVIDNSNISDGDVIIGLASHGKAKYEEIYNSGIGSNGLTSARHDTFTKLYYEKYPESFSPQTDKEYIYCGKHKLTDPFINGLDVGKAVLSPTRTYAPIINEVLKNYRSVIHGIVHNSGGGQVKCRSFGNGVHYVKDSLPTPAPIFDLIKKSSDSSYGEMFQVFNMGTRMEIYVPKQYANDIISISKSFDIDAYITGYVKKSDLDKNRVTIKFNGEDYEY; this is encoded by the coding sequence ATGTCTATTAATCATGATGAAAAGTATATTAAACGTGGTGTTAGTGCTTCCAAAAGTGAAGTTCATGATGCAATTAGTAAGGTTGATAAAGGGCTATTTCCTGGAGCATTTTGTAAGATTACAGAGGATGTTTTAGGTAGTGATAATAACTATTGCACTATTGTTCATGCTGATGGAGCTGGAACTAAATCTAGCTTAGCCTACATATACTATAAAGAAACTGGTGATATTTCAGTTTTCAAGGGAATAGCTCAAGATAGCTTAGTGATGAATCTGGATGATTTAATTGCATGTGGAGCAACAACAAATTTTATGCTTTCAAATACAATTGGTAGAAACAAGGCTTTAGTGGATGGAAAAATTATTAAGGCAATTATTGATGGCTATGAAGAAGTGATAGATAAATTGGCTAGTTATGGAGTTTATATAAAATCTTGTGGTGGAGAAACTGCTGATGTTGGCGATCTTGTAAGAACTGTAATTGCTGACTCTACAATGGTTACAAGAATGAGAAGAAGTGATGTAATTGATAATTCGAATATAAGTGATGGGGACGTTATAATTGGTTTAGCCTCTCATGGAAAAGCAAAATATGAAGAAATTTACAATTCTGGTATTGGCTCAAACGGCTTAACTTCAGCAAGACATGATACTTTTACAAAGCTATACTATGAAAAATATCCAGAATCTTTTTCTCCTCAGACCGATAAAGAGTATATCTATTGCGGTAAGCACAAATTAACTGATCCTTTTATAAATGGTTTAGATGTAGGAAAGGCTGTTCTATCACCAACTAGAACTTATGCTCCAATTATAAACGAAGTCCTAAAGAATTATAGAAGCGTAATTCACGGAATAGTACACAATAGTGGTGGAGGACAGGTTAAGTGCAGAAGTTTTGGTAATGGCGTACACTATGTAAAAGATTCATTGCCTACTCCAGCTCCAATATTTGATCTTATAAAGAAATCGTCAGATTCATCTTATGGTGAAATGTTTCAGGTTTTCAATATGGGAACAAGAATGGAGATTTATGTTCCAAAGCAATATGCAAATGATATCATCTCTATTTCTAAAAGTTTTGATATTGATGCTTATATAACTGGATATGTAAAGAAAAGTGATTTAGACAAAAATAGAGTGACGATAAAGTTTAATGGCGAGGATTATGAGTATTGA
- the rfbB gene encoding dTDP-glucose 4,6-dehydratase: protein MKILVTGGAGFIGSNFIHYLRKARESYTIINVDLLTYAGNIENLKNFDNDDKYFFEKADIANIIEMERIFEKYTPDYVVNFAAESHVDRSIKEPGIFVKSNVLGTQILLDLAKKYNVKRFHQVSTDEVYGSLGSTGYFTEGSIIKPNSPYSASKAAADMFVRAYNKTFGFNTVITRCSNNYGPYQFPEKLIPLIINNLRSDKSIPVYGDGMNVRDWLYVDDHCSAILKVLEEAAPGSVYNIGGNNEMANINIVKLIMKHLNKSEELITYVKDRPGHDRRYAIDAAKIKNDLGWEPAYRFEEAIISTIDWYMANTAWIDNVVSGDYLKYYDEMYSKR, encoded by the coding sequence ATGAAAATTCTAGTAACAGGTGGAGCTGGCTTCATTGGATCAAATTTTATTCACTATTTAAGAAAAGCAAGAGAATCTTATACTATAATAAATGTTGATCTTTTAACTTACGCTGGTAATATCGAAAATTTGAAAAATTTTGATAATGACGATAAGTATTTTTTTGAAAAAGCAGATATAGCAAATATAATTGAAATGGAGAGAATTTTTGAAAAATACACTCCTGATTATGTTGTTAATTTCGCTGCAGAGTCACACGTTGACAGAAGTATTAAAGAACCAGGAATCTTTGTAAAGAGCAATGTTCTTGGAACGCAAATTTTATTGGATCTAGCAAAAAAATATAATGTTAAAAGATTTCATCAGGTTTCTACAGATGAAGTTTATGGCTCACTTGGAAGTACTGGTTATTTCACAGAGGGAAGTATAATTAAGCCAAATAGTCCATACTCAGCTTCCAAAGCTGCTGCTGATATGTTTGTAAGAGCTTATAATAAAACTTTTGGTTTTAATACTGTGATTACCAGATGTTCAAATAATTACGGACCGTATCAGTTTCCTGAAAAACTTATTCCATTAATTATTAATAATCTTCGTTCTGACAAATCCATACCAGTTTATGGAGATGGTATGAATGTTAGAGATTGGCTTTATGTAGACGATCATTGTTCTGCGATTCTAAAAGTATTGGAAGAAGCAGCTCCAGGATCTGTATATAATATTGGTGGTAACAACGAGATGGCAAATATAAATATCGTAAAGCTTATAATGAAACATCTTAATAAGAGTGAAGAACTTATTACTTATGTTAAAGATAGACCTGGACACGATAGAAGATATGCTATCGATGCAGCAAAAATTAAGAATGATCTTGGTTGGGAACCAGCTTACAGATTTGAGGAAGCTATAATTTCAACAATTGATTGGTATATGGCAAATACGGCATGGATTGATAATGTTGTTTCTGGTGATTATTTAAAATATTATGATGAAATGTACAGTAAAAGATGA